From Camelina sativa cultivar DH55 chromosome 5, Cs, whole genome shotgun sequence:
cttccaggTACGTATATTCTCTAAACCTGAAGGCCCCGGTAACAAGGGTTTGATGTGGCATCACGCAAAATGTTTCCTTGAAATGTCTTCCTCCACTGAACTGGAAAGTTTGTCTGGATGGAGAAGCATACCAGACTCAGACCAAGAAGCTCTTCTCCCCTTAGTGAAGAAAACTTTGCCAGCAGCTAAAACTGGTAAGAGTCTTGAGGTGGTAATGCATTGAGTTCCTTGTTACAGAACCCTGATTTGCAGTATTATAGTCTGATGGCTTTCTGTTAATTTCTTTTGGCACAACTGGGACAGAGACAGCAGAAGCACGtcaaacaaatccaaaagcAGGCACAAAACGAAGAAACGATTCTGGTGATAATGAGAAGTCGAAACTGGCAAAAACTAGTTTTGACATGACTACAAGCGGTGCTTTACAACCTTGTAGCACAGAAAGGGTAATGGAGGCTCAAACTAAGGAATTGTGGGACCTGAAGGATGatcttaaaaaatatgtaacatcAGCCGAGTTGCGGGAAATGCTTGAAATAAATGAACAAAGTACAAGAGGATCAGAACTTGATCTGCGTGATAAATGGTAAATAACATTGCGAAGCTGTCTGGAAGAGACATTCTGAAATGTTGTCTGTTTTATTTCTGTTACTGTTGTGTGGATATTCTTAATGTGGATTAAAAACTCTGATACGTAATCATTTCCTGACCTCTCTGCTTGTTTCTTTTTAGTGCTGATGGCATGATGTTTGGTCCACTCGCCCTCTGCCCAATTTGCTCTGGTCATCTTTCCTTTTCTGGAGGACTTTACCGATGCCATGGGTACATCTCGGAATGGAGCAAATGTTCTCATTCCACTTTGGATCCAGACCACATCAAAGGGAAGTGGAAGATTCCAGAAGGAACAGAGAATCAGTTCCTTCTGAAGGTAAATCAGCCAGTTTGTAGAGTTGATATTGGTCAGATGTGGTGTATATTACTCATGaagttaatatttttctttctgattcCTTGCAGTGGAATAAGTCTCAAAAGAGTGTGAAGCCAAAACGTATACTGCGCCCTGTATCGTCTGGTGAGACGTCTCAGGGTCAAGGTTCTAAAGATGCAGCTGACTCCTCAAGGAGTGAAAAGCTATCAGATCTTAAAGTTTCAGTTGATGGAGATACTAAGGAACGCGTATGTCCTTCTGTCAAaagttataatttaaattatctttGCACTTCATTGCTTGATGGGATCATTTTGCAGCAAGCATGGAAGAATAAAATCGAGGAAGCTGGTGCAGAGTTTCATGCGAATGTTAAAAAAGGTATGTTTACTCGATTGTTTAGTTTAGCCTATTGTGAAAGTATTTTTAGCTTTTGAATATATCTGTTTCACAATTTGCAGGTACAAGCTGTTTGGTTGTCTGTGGACCGACAGGTGTCCGAGATGCTGAAATGAGAAAGGCAAGGTAGGAGAAGGCCTTTATTTTGCTGATACTCTTTAACTCATCACACTCTTTGCTCTCATTTTTAACGTTGGTGTTGATATATGTGTCAGGAGGATGAAAGTGGCTATCGTGAGAGAAGATTATTTGGTTGACtgtttaaaaaaacagaggaaacttcCATTGGACAAGTACAAAATTGAAGACACTAGTGAGAGCCTGGTCACTGTTAAAGTAAAAGGGCGAAGCGCTGTGCACGAAGCGTCTGGCCTCCAAGAGCACTGTCACATTCTTGAAGATGGGAACAGTATCTATAACACAACTCTGAGCATGTCCGATCTTTCTACCGGTatcaatagttattatatacTCCAGATAATCCAAGAAGATAAAGGTTCAGATTGCTACGTATTTCGTAAATGGGGCCGAGTTGGAAATGAAAAGATTGGTGGTAACAAAATGGAAGAAATGTCAAAGTCTGATGCGGTTCATGAGTTCAAACGTCTATTTCTTGAAAAGACTGGAAACTCATGGGAATCTTgggaacaaaaaacaaatttccaGAAACAACCTGGAAGATTTCTCCCGTTGGACATTGTAAGCATCATATCTTTGTATCTTCAgattctcttattttcttaaatcatTCATAAACTAATTTGTATCTTATGTTTCAGGATTATGGAGTAAACAAGCAAGTAGCCAAAAAAGAGCCAGTTCAGACCAGTAGCAACCTTGCTCCTCCATTGATAGAATTGATGAAGATGCTTTTTGATGTGGAAACTTACAGGTTAGAAACTTATTTGCCATTGTCTTCCTCGCCTCTCCTCTCCCTAGAAACTGCCTTAAGTAACTTAATACATACTTTGTCAGATCTGCTATGATGGAGTTCGAGATAAATATGTCAGAGATGCCACTAGGGAAACTCAGCAAACATAATATACAGAAGGGTAACTCTTACTTGTCcagttttagtttgtttgtttctaataaataatGAATCATGGTTCTACATCACatttctatatattgttttttcttgtttggtctTCTATAGGTTTTGAGGCATTGACAGAGATACAGAAGCTATTGACTGAGAGCTACCCCCAGCCTTCTACCAAAGAAAGCTTGCTTGTTGATGCTAGTAATAGATTTTTTACGATGATCCCTTCTATTCATCCTCGTATTATCCGTGATGAAGATGACTTTAAGTCTAAGGTACTCGCCGTGAAACAAATACCTTGGTGTTGTTTTTAAccttgatctttttttttgtttattttttgtttttccttgcGTTACCAAAAAAGTATTGTATCTGTTTGTCGCAGGTGAAAATGCTCGAGGCTCTGCAGGATATAGAAATAGCTTCAAGATTAGTAGGATTTGATGTTGATAGCACCGAATCTCTTGACGATAAATACAAGAAGCTGCATTGTGATATTTCACCACTTCCTCATGATAGTGAAGATTACCGATTAATCGAGAAGTATCTTAACACAACTCATGCCCCAACACATACAGTGAGTTCCACttccttattatatatatattttttatgtttgcttATCATAATTTTTCTAATTCAATTTCTGGTTATTGGATTTGTCAGGAGTGGAGTCTTGAACTGGAGGAGGTTTTTGCTCttgaaagagaaggagagtTTGATAAATATGCTCCTTACAGGGAAAAACTTGGCAATAAGATGCTCCTATGGCATGGTAAGCAAGCTGCAACCAGCCACACTTGGATAGTTTGGAAGCAGATACAAGAAATAttgatttctattttggttGATTATATTTATGTCTGAATGTCTGATCCCTTGGTTTAAACGTAAATAACTTTGCTCTCAGGTTCTCGATTAACGAATTTTGTTGGAATTCTGAACCAAGGACTAAGAATTGCGCCGCCAGAAGCTCCTGCTACTGGCTACATGGTTAGTACTCTCTCTGTGTCTATGCTTGTGTGGTTCTCATCAATTGAGGGATTTTGCTATCTAGTTAACTTGTTGGAGGTTCTGAAGTCTAACTTCTTGAAATTCCTGTGTTTCAGTTTGGAAAGGGGATATACTTCGCTGACCTTGTTAGTAAAAGTGCTCAGTACTGCTACACGTGTAAGAAAAACCCGGTGGGTCTAATGCTTTTGAGTGAAGTTGCATTGGGAGAAATACACGAGTTAACAAAAGCTACGGTGAGCCCATATTGCAATTTTCTAGGATACGATACATTAAACATTAAGTCCTTATCTTGAGACTTTAGGCACAACATCAAATATTTCTTACCTCTGTAATATGACTGTTTCTCTTATGTCCACAATTCTTTAGTACATGGATAAACCTCCGAGAGGAAAACACTCGACCAAAGGGCTTGGCAAGAAAGTGCCTCAAGATTCAGAATTTGCCAAGTGGAGAGGTGATGTGACTGTTCCTTGTGGAAAACCTGTTTCATCGAAGGTCAAGGCTTCTGAGCTTATGTACAACGAGTATATCGTCTACAATACAGCTCAGGTAACTTCTGTTTCCTTTCCTTGTTCCTTTCACCCATTTACAATGGGATAGGTTACAAACACTATCCTCTTCGTGTCTGTTTGGGTAATTGGAATGAGAAGTAATAAATCATTTAGAACGCTCATACTTCAGATATCATTTTTGCTACACACACTGTGACTCATTCTTATGGTGTGTACATATCTGACAAATATTACTTTGTCTATGGACAGGTGAAGTTGCAGTACTTGTTGAAAGTAAGATTTAAGCACAAGAAATGAGCTCGAAACCAAACAGGACGACATAACTTTTGTTAACTAAATGTCTTGGGAGTTCGAATCCAACACGAAGACTTAACTGTTGTAAATAGTCTATTAGGTTATCGAATCCAATCACAGATTTTGTCTCTCTGGCTTTGTAGATGTGGCTGGCTTTAAAACAGTGTGCACTACATTTTGTTATGCTTTCTCTCTGTTATGACTCTTTTTGGTCTTAGAACACTTGTTCAGATctgatgttgttgtttctaTGAAAGATCATGGAAGAAATGGTAATCTCAAAGAGAAAAGGGTTGCCTGATCCAATCTCTGCTATGAAAAATGTTGAAAAGTGGATAGAAAGAAGATTCTAGAAGAATTTAAAGTTCAATCTCTGACAAAATAGTCACTTGTACTCATACAGACCAAGGAAAATTGGCCTCCTGGAAGTAAAGAGATTCATTTGAGCTACAGAGCGACTCATTCCGCTCCATGGATCGCTCATGTTCGTGTGTAGCACCACTCACTGGGTTAAGGTCCGAGTCCAAGAATTCTTGGTGAAACCAATTGTGAAGATCTTGTGGCATTTGTTGAGCAAGAACCTTTTCTTGTTGCTTCAGATTGCAACTAGGATCCTCTTGAGGAAaccttctagaagcttcttctCTAAGTAGGACCACTTGTGCTTGTAGACTAACAACCTAAAAGTAGGTGATCTTACTTGTAAGTACACTAGAGATGATGAAGCAAAAGACCAAAAACAGTTTACATATAAATCATCCTAGGCAAAAGTACCTGTTGCTGGAGGGAGAAGATTTGGGAGACGCATCCGTAAATAGGATCATGGAGACGAGAGTGAGCCTCGTAAGAGATGGTTCGTACGGCGTCACACCGGTCATGGTCAGGGAGATGAGAAATGAGCTTAGAGAAGTTGCTGGCTCCAAACACTTTGTGAATGGCTGCAAAATTAGAAGATCCTTCCTCGTAGCAAAAATATGGTGCAAATACACAACCTTCTACACATTTCCTACGCAAGAACTTGCATCCTCCACATGGTGAACCTAAACCTCCCATACTCAAATGTAATGATCTAATTATTAACGAAATGTTAGCTTTGAAGAAGATTAATACTACTAATGACACTATTATATACTACTAAAGAACTATAGTGGGATTTATGATAATCCAAGTTGTTATTTACATATTTGTCTCTCTAATGGCGTACAATTACAATACAATTCCAGCTTTTTA
This genomic window contains:
- the LOC104786487 gene encoding poly [ADP-ribose] polymerase 1-like → MASPHKPWRAEYAKSSRSSCKTCKSAITKETFRLGKLVQASQFDGVMPMWNHASCILKKTKQIKSVDDVEGIESLRWEDQEKIRKYVESGAGNSTSASTSTSTSTSSTANSAKLEYGIEVSQTSRAGCRKCSEKILKGEVRIFSKPEGPGNKGLMWHHAKCFLEMSSSTELESLSGWRSIPDSDQEALLPLVKKTLPAAKTETAEARQTNPKAGTKRRNDSGDNEKSKLAKTSFDMTTSGALQPCSTERVMEAQTKELWDLKDDLKKYVTSAELREMLEINEQSTRGSELDLRDKCADGMMFGPLALCPICSGHLSFSGGLYRCHGYISEWSKCSHSTLDPDHIKGKWKIPEGTENQFLLKWNKSQKSVKPKRILRPVSSGETSQGQGSKDAADSSRSEKLSDLKVSVDGDTKERQAWKNKIEEAGAEFHANVKKGTSCLVVCGPTGVRDAEMRKARRMKVAIVREDYLVDCLKKQRKLPLDKYKIEDTSESLVTVKVKGRSAVHEASGLQEHCHILEDGNSIYNTTLSMSDLSTGINSYYILQIIQEDKGSDCYVFRKWGRVGNEKIGGNKMEEMSKSDAVHEFKRLFLEKTGNSWESWEQKTNFQKQPGRFLPLDIDYGVNKQVAKKEPVQTSSNLAPPLIELMKMLFDVETYRSAMMEFEINMSEMPLGKLSKHNIQKGFEALTEIQKLLTESYPQPSTKESLLVDASNRFFTMIPSIHPRIIRDEDDFKSKVKMLEALQDIEIASRLVGFDVDSTESLDDKYKKLHCDISPLPHDSEDYRLIEKYLNTTHAPTHTEWSLELEEVFALEREGEFDKYAPYREKLGNKMLLWHGSRLTNFVGILNQGLRIAPPEAPATGYMFGKGIYFADLVSKSAQYCYTCKKNPVGLMLLSEVALGEIHELTKATYMDKPPRGKHSTKGLGKKVPQDSEFAKWRGDVTVPCGKPVSSKVKASELMYNEYIVYNTAQVKLQYLLKVRFKHKK
- the LOC104786489 gene encoding LOB domain-containing protein 14, with the protein product MGGLGSPCGGCKFLRRKCVEGCVFAPYFCYEEGSSNFAAIHKVFGASNFSKLISHLPDHDRCDAVRTISYEAHSRLHDPIYGCVSQIFSLQQQVVSLQAQVVLLREEASRRFPQEDPSCNLKQQEKVLAQQMPQDLHNWFHQEFLDSDLNPVSGATHEHERSMERNESLCSSNESLYFQEANFPWSV